One Phycisphaera mikurensis NBRC 102666 DNA window includes the following coding sequences:
- the pgsA gene encoding CDP-diacylglycerol--glycerol-3-phosphate 3-phosphatidyltransferase translates to MLPRRQIPNALTVLRLGLAAGFFVALNFFRFEAPGFAGRGWLLGVGLVLFVAAALTDWADGYLARKWEVTSVFGRIIDPFADKILVLGAVVYLASPRFVDPSAVAAGDLRTMVSGVYPWMVVVVLARELLVTSIRGVAEQKGVEFGAKALGKWKMVLQSVVVPVVLLIVALDPTLPGHAWMGWVRDGLVLLTVAVTVASGLPYVLGAKALARA, encoded by the coding sequence ATGCTGCCGCGCCGCCAGATCCCCAACGCGCTCACGGTGCTGCGGTTGGGGCTGGCGGCGGGCTTCTTCGTGGCGCTGAACTTCTTCCGGTTCGAGGCGCCGGGCTTCGCGGGGCGGGGCTGGCTGCTCGGGGTCGGGCTGGTGCTCTTCGTGGCGGCCGCACTGACCGACTGGGCCGACGGGTACCTCGCGCGGAAGTGGGAGGTGACCTCCGTCTTCGGCCGGATCATCGATCCCTTCGCCGACAAGATTCTCGTCCTGGGCGCGGTCGTCTACCTCGCGAGCCCCCGCTTCGTGGATCCCTCCGCCGTGGCCGCGGGCGACCTGCGGACGATGGTCTCCGGCGTGTACCCGTGGATGGTCGTGGTGGTGCTCGCCCGCGAGCTGCTGGTGACCAGCATCCGCGGCGTGGCCGAGCAGAAGGGCGTCGAGTTCGGGGCCAAGGCGCTGGGGAAGTGGAAGATGGTGCTGCAATCGGTCGTGGTGCCGGTGGTGCTGCTGATCGTCGCGCTCGACCCGACGCTGCCCGGACACGCCTGGATGGGCTGGGTGCGGGACGGCCTCGTGCTGCTCACCGTCGCCGTGACCGTGGCCAGCGGGCTGCCCTACGTGCTCGGCGCCAAGGCCCTCGCCCGCGCGTGA
- a CDS encoding 2Fe-2S iron-sulfur cluster-binding protein, whose amino-acid sequence MPQVTYITPAGETRVVENAEGTLMSAAVANQVEGIDGDCGGVCSCATCHVHVDPAWQEKVGPATAAEEGMLELEDEATEASRLGCQVTLTPELDGLVVRVVGR is encoded by the coding sequence ATGCCCCAAGTCACCTACATCACCCCCGCGGGCGAGACCCGCGTCGTTGAAAACGCCGAGGGAACGCTCATGAGCGCAGCCGTCGCGAACCAGGTCGAAGGCATCGACGGCGACTGCGGCGGCGTGTGCAGCTGCGCCACCTGCCACGTGCACGTCGACCCGGCCTGGCAGGAGAAGGTCGGCCCCGCGACCGCCGCCGAGGAGGGCATGCTCGAGCTCGAGGACGAGGCCACCGAGGCCAGCCGCCTCGGCTGCCAGGTGACGCTGACGCCGGAGCTCGACGGCCTCGTGGTGCGCGTGGTCGGCCGTTGA